Genomic DNA from Sphingobium sp. WTD-1:
GATTGCTCGTCTCCCCCTTGGCCTGCCTCTACCGACTTCTCAGCCCCCTAAGCTTGAAGTGGGAAGCAGTATCCCTGAACCACGGCCTTTTGCCTGTGCCTCGGGAGCCTTGCTATGACTGGCGCAGCCTGCTGTCACGGGCAAAATCCGGGCTCTGTGATTTTCTGTATCGGCCTGTGTCCCGCGTGCAACAATTCCGCAATCCTTGCCGTTAAGGCTCAGCCTGCTAGACCGGCCGCATCACTACCAGAAGGGCCATTCGCGCCACCATGATTCTATCCCGCTACGAACGCATGATCGCCAAGCGCTATTTGCTGCCGGGCAAGGGGGAAGGCTTCATCTTCCTCGTCGCCGGCATCAGCCTGGCCGCGGTCATGCTCGGAGTCGCCGCGCTCATCATCGTCATGAGCGTCATGAACGGGTTCCGCGCGGAGCTGTTCGACAAGATTGTCGGCCTCAACGGTCATGCCGTGGTGCAGGGCTATGGCGGGCGCCTGCCCGACTGGCGCGATGTGCTGAAGGAAGCGAAGGCGACGCCGGGCGTCACCAGCGCGACCCCGCTGATCGAGCAACCCCTACTTGGTCTTTATCAGGGGCGGGTCGAGGGCGTGCTGGTGCGTGGCATGACCGTGCCCGACATTCGCAGCAACACGACGCTCAAGGGCAAGGTGGTGGCCGGCGATCTCAATGCGCTGACCGCCAATAGCGAGAAGGTCGGCATTGGTGTCCGCTTGGCGGAAAATCTGGGCATCCAGGTCGGCGACCATATCAGCATCATGAACCCGGCTGGCCGCGCGACCCCGTTCGGCACGATGCCGCGCCAGATATCCTATCAGGTGGCGGCGATCTTCGAGGTTGGCGTCTATGATTATGACAAGGCCTTCGTGGTCATGCCGATCGAGGATGCGCAGACGCTGCTGCTGCTGGGCGATGTCGTCAGCATGATCGAGGTCGAGACCGTCAATGCCGACAAGGTCGGGTCGATCCTGGAGCCGCTGGCGGCCAAGGTCGCCGGTCGCGCCGTGGTGCAGGACTGGCGCCAGATGAACGCCAGCCTGTTCGAGGCGCTGGCGGTCGAGCGTGTGGCGATGTTCGTCGTGCTGTCGATCATCGTGCTGGTCGCGGTGTTCAATATCCTCTCCTCGCTGATCATGCTGGTGCGCGCCAAGACGCGCGACATCGCGATCCTGCGCACCATGGGCGCGAGCCGGAGCGGGCTGGTGAAGATCTTCATGACGGTGGGCGTGACCATCGGCACGCTAGGCATGGTCGCCGGCATGGCGCTGGGCTTCACCTTCCTCTTCTTCCGTCAGAGCGTGGTGAATGTGATCCAGTTC
This window encodes:
- a CDS encoding lipoprotein-releasing ABC transporter permease subunit, with product MILSRYERMIAKRYLLPGKGEGFIFLVAGISLAAVMLGVAALIIVMSVMNGFRAELFDKIVGLNGHAVVQGYGGRLPDWRDVLKEAKATPGVTSATPLIEQPLLGLYQGRVEGVLVRGMTVPDIRSNTTLKGKVVAGDLNALTANSEKVGIGVRLAENLGIQVGDHISIMNPAGRATPFGTMPRQISYQVAAIFEVGVYDYDKAFVVMPIEDAQTLLLLGDVVSMIEVETVNADKVGSILEPLAAKVAGRAVVQDWRQMNASLFEALAVERVAMFVVLSIIVLVAVFNILSSLIMLVRAKTRDIAILRTMGASRSGLVKIFMTVGVTIGTLGMVAGMALGFTFLFFRQSVVNVIQFVTGQNLWDPSIRFLTELPSKPDPVEIVIICLMALVFSFLATLYPAFKAANTDPVQVLRYE